In a single window of the Roseofilum reptotaenium CS-1145 genome:
- a CDS encoding rhodanese-like domain-containing protein, producing MMIEEFSVEKLANLSDEERANWQFIDVREPQEVDLAQIEGFEVLSLSQFREWSEAIHARFDKDKTTVVMCHHGMRSQQMCQWLMNQGFTDLKNLSGGIDAYSYLVDPSVPRY from the coding sequence ATGATGATTGAAGAATTTAGTGTGGAAAAATTAGCGAACTTGAGCGACGAAGAGCGAGCCAATTGGCAATTTATTGATGTGCGCGAACCACAGGAAGTTGATTTGGCTCAGATTGAAGGATTTGAAGTCCTATCTTTAAGTCAGTTTCGGGAATGGTCAGAAGCAATTCATGCCCGATTTGACAAGGATAAGACAACGGTGGTGATGTGCCATCATGGAATGCGCTCCCAACAAATGTGCCAATGGCTCATGAATCAGGGATTTACCGATCTTAAAAACCTATCCGGTGGCATTGATGCTTACTCTTATTTAGTTGATCCTTCCGTTCCCCGCTATTAA
- a CDS encoding phosphate ABC transporter permease has translation MLIPLNRSRFEQLIPLIGTGNQYKYCWGKFPDLLRRLLASVLGALVIFFGRLSALGESFELLLFLIGITIGTYWLWGPIFWASRRNATYRRFPYSGFWRGQVLDVFVTDELINTEETVNNRGDLVIVENRERRLNLDLVDETGFETRFQVPIRRQYRAIDVDMIAEMVVMSNQRDLSRINRISDVYLPQLNLWVSDYPYLRRDVFLDVSKTLRRQSMRSETRPMRRRPIPQQRNDEYDF, from the coding sequence ATGCTTATTCCCTTAAATCGCAGCCGGTTTGAACAACTGATTCCTCTTATCGGGACAGGCAATCAATACAAATACTGCTGGGGCAAGTTTCCTGACCTCCTCAGACGCTTACTCGCCTCAGTTTTGGGCGCTCTGGTGATCTTCTTTGGCCGGCTCTCGGCTTTGGGAGAGAGTTTTGAGTTACTCTTATTTTTGATTGGGATTACCATCGGAACCTATTGGTTATGGGGGCCGATTTTCTGGGCTAGTCGCCGCAATGCTACATACCGAAGATTTCCCTATAGCGGATTCTGGCGCGGTCAAGTCTTGGATGTGTTTGTGACTGATGAATTAATTAATACAGAAGAAACGGTGAATAATCGTGGAGATTTAGTGATTGTCGAAAACCGGGAACGGCGTTTAAATCTGGATTTAGTTGATGAAACAGGCTTTGAAACCCGTTTTCAAGTGCCCATCCGTCGCCAATACCGAGCTATTGATGTGGATATGATTGCGGAAATGGTGGTGATGTCGAATCAACGGGATTTAAGCCGGATTAATCGCATATCTGATGTTTATCTTCCCCAGCTTAACTTGTGGGTGAGTGACTATCCTTATCTACGTCGTGATGTGTTTTTAGATGTGAGCAAAACCCTACGCCGACAGTCTATGCGCTCGGAAACTCGCCCGATGCGCCGTCGGCCTATTCCTCAACAGCGCAATGATGAGTATGATTTTTAG
- a CDS encoding GspE/PulE/PilB domain-containing protein: MSLPPPSFNHSSSISTLNIDTDRLFPLIDRVLSFEACLYHQVLPLALEGSLVRLGMVDPEDNSALTYCRQILSYLRCSIVTQKISSDLHQSILKAYLNHISTQQQSPPALPEPSSKPTSGSKSTSESEHWQNRPTLVLDTEDAIALVKGATPESNSTPKPSPPVDQPHLTQGLPELKIQAQYLCSPVDMLATLPPSVLWQELLSRVLVGGIGRLFFERHPHHGRVLWSLNGIIQSVLDNLPLELFQGVIHELKLLSRLPLIPVKTVKEVELERYYQQERLLLRLRVMPGKQGEEATLQVLRGAALKFHQRQQLTTMGRDALTIAQQLQKKLNEIRDQAHGDTQFSGKELDSLTSLNQILIHVTEQVRDLQTLRSQQLKSQD, encoded by the coding sequence ATGAGCTTACCCCCTCCTTCCTTTAATCATTCTTCTTCAATTTCTACCCTTAATATTGATACCGATCGCCTCTTTCCTCTAATCGATCGGGTTCTCTCCTTTGAAGCTTGCCTTTATCATCAAGTCTTACCTCTAGCCTTAGAAGGAAGTTTAGTCAGATTAGGAATGGTCGATCCAGAAGACAATAGCGCTCTCACGTATTGCCGTCAAATCCTATCGTACCTGCGATGTTCCATTGTCACTCAAAAGATTTCCTCAGACTTACACCAATCTATCCTTAAAGCCTATCTCAATCACATCAGCACTCAACAACAATCCCCTCCTGCCTTACCTGAGCCTTCTTCAAAGCCCACTTCAGGGTCTAAGAGTACCTCAGAATCCGAGCATTGGCAAAACAGACCCACCTTAGTTTTAGATACCGAAGATGCGATCGCTTTAGTCAAAGGAGCAACTCCTGAATCTAACTCTACCCCCAAACCGTCCCCTCCAGTCGATCAACCCCACCTCACGCAAGGGTTACCTGAACTAAAAATCCAAGCCCAGTATTTATGCAGTCCTGTTGACATGCTGGCAACGCTGCCCCCCTCTGTTTTATGGCAAGAATTACTCAGTCGAGTTTTAGTCGGTGGTATCGGACGATTGTTTTTTGAACGTCATCCTCACCACGGGCGAGTGTTATGGAGCTTAAACGGCATCATACAATCCGTTTTAGACAACCTACCCTTAGAGCTGTTTCAGGGGGTAATTCATGAACTCAAATTACTCAGTCGCTTACCCCTAATTCCCGTCAAAACAGTGAAAGAAGTAGAACTCGAACGCTACTATCAGCAAGAACGATTATTATTGCGTTTACGGGTAATGCCAGGAAAACAGGGGGAAGAAGCAACACTACAAGTCTTACGGGGAGCAGCTTTAAAGTTTCACCAACGACAACAATTAACCACCATGGGCAGAGATGCATTAACCATCGCCCAACAATTGCAGAAGAAACTAAATGAGATCCGCGATCAAGCCCATGGAGATACTCAGTTTTCCGGAAAAGAGTTAGACTCCCTCACCAGCTTAAATCAAATTTTAATCCATGTAACCGAACAAGTTCGAGATTTACAAACCTTGCGCTCTCAACAGCTCAAAAGCCAAGACTAA
- a CDS encoding HetZ-related protein 2, with protein sequence MSVLKQLMDDWRSRLKTECSEYSQEVHQSIINWLIGENPDRLLDLNPEDWEIAVAAMDYRYRILRDRYLGVAPEVAYRKLMKRLASLFLIRNKIRTWVALSRDRQRSVVDVLQEVIQELLQSDRYLKQQMGLIQQITPQRWLQNTLILATLEEYCLRPIRNQPLLLYRFLNYLRRSQRGGMTNIPTGNLVRLISEELSSEESDDPISLLDRQAIVEYQDTQTYLQQQRYQRAVAKEFQAYLHQALGEKAANWLKFYLQGRTQEEIAPLLDLSVKQVYRLREKVSYHAIRIFAIKQNPELVSHWLDISLQDHSLGLTPSQWQTYLDSLTPTQKQLLELLRAKTLPHEIAEILNWKTSQVIAEWSKLYLAAQSLRNL encoded by the coding sequence ATGAGCGTTCTGAAACAATTAATGGATGATTGGCGATCGCGCCTCAAGACTGAATGTTCTGAGTATTCTCAGGAGGTTCATCAGAGTATTATTAACTGGTTAATCGGGGAAAATCCTGATCGCTTGCTAGATCTCAATCCAGAAGATTGGGAGATTGCGGTGGCAGCCATGGACTATCGTTATCGAATTTTACGAGACCGATACTTGGGGGTAGCACCAGAAGTCGCTTACAGAAAACTGATGAAGCGGTTAGCGAGCTTATTTTTGATTCGCAATAAAATTCGCACCTGGGTAGCCTTAAGTCGCGATCGCCAACGCAGTGTTGTAGATGTACTGCAAGAAGTAATTCAGGAATTATTACAGAGCGATCGCTATCTCAAACAACAAATGGGTTTAATCCAACAGATTACCCCCCAGCGATGGTTACAAAACACCCTCATTTTAGCCACCTTAGAAGAATACTGCCTGCGCCCCATTCGCAATCAACCCCTGCTTCTCTATCGGTTTCTCAACTATCTACGGCGTAGCCAGCGCGGAGGAATGACCAATATTCCCACCGGTAACTTAGTGCGACTCATTTCCGAAGAACTCAGCTCAGAAGAGAGCGACGATCCAATCAGTCTCTTAGATCGTCAGGCGATCGTCGAATATCAAGACACTCAAACCTATCTGCAACAACAACGCTATCAAAGAGCCGTCGCCAAAGAATTTCAAGCCTACCTACACCAAGCTCTAGGAGAAAAAGCAGCCAATTGGCTAAAATTCTATCTTCAAGGACGCACCCAAGAAGAAATTGCCCCTCTACTCGATCTATCTGTCAAACAAGTTTATCGCCTACGAGAGAAAGTAAGCTATCATGCTATTCGCATCTTTGCCATCAAACAGAACCCAGAATTAGTCAGTCATTGGTTAGATATCTCCCTTCAAGACCACAGCTTAGGCTTAACCCCAAGCCAATGGCAAACCTATCTGGACAGCCTTACCCCTACCCAAAAACAGTTACTCGAATTGCTCAGAGCCAAAACTCTACCCCATGAAATTGCTGAAATCTTAAACTGGAAAACCAGTCAAGTCATTGCAGAATGGAGTAAGCTATATTTAGCCGCTCAATCTCTGCGGAATCTCTAA
- a CDS encoding GNAT family N-acetyltransferase: MHDRYAIRMAQVQDLKGLSDLLAECFHTFQGWKVWFRWLSLLIRWGIYEDLKQRWCNASPYYSCWVAVSQKHSGNGGVTKQERLAGMVEVSLRSWSDWNQFAQYPYISNLAVKPDDRHQGLAQELLDHCEKTALKWGCEEIYLHVLENNHPARCLYYKVGYRLQQVELSWSNFLLGKPKRLFLQKRL; encoded by the coding sequence ATGCATGATCGCTATGCCATCCGTATGGCTCAAGTCCAAGATCTCAAAGGTCTCAGTGACCTTTTAGCCGAGTGTTTCCACACGTTCCAAGGGTGGAAAGTGTGGTTTCGTTGGTTAAGTCTCCTGATTCGTTGGGGAATCTATGAAGACCTAAAACAACGATGGTGCAACGCTTCTCCCTACTATAGTTGTTGGGTGGCAGTGTCCCAAAAACACTCAGGTAATGGAGGAGTCACTAAACAAGAGAGGTTAGCGGGAATGGTAGAAGTCTCTTTACGGTCTTGGTCAGACTGGAATCAGTTTGCCCAATATCCTTATATTTCTAACTTAGCGGTCAAACCAGACGATCGTCATCAAGGGTTGGCTCAAGAACTGCTAGACCATTGTGAAAAAACAGCGTTGAAATGGGGATGTGAAGAAATTTATCTTCATGTTTTAGAGAATAACCATCCCGCACGGTGTCTCTACTATAAGGTGGGCTATCGTCTGCAACAGGTAGAACTCAGTTGGAGTAACTTTCTGTTGGGGAAACCGAAGCGTCTCTTTTTGCAAAAGCGTCTCTAA
- a CDS encoding sigma-70 region 4 domain-containing protein: MHLPQFLETQHPLIESLTHYSDQELLTLFQRHPESGRYFTAIFCRYNPIVYTLISHSARSPVQADYLFACTWRHIYYELGGLHLHSSNTQPGDQPLTLQNALINFTAFCINNMELPPVESIYYNLQECSPPLWCYVEQAMDQLEPVLRLMILLSQTFHWSETRIAAYLQAEGESISPFSVKTQLQQGLAALEAALPTDIRTIYLNDQNSGASDESFSPNFSPTPEPLQTF, translated from the coding sequence ATGCATTTGCCCCAGTTTCTCGAAACCCAGCATCCCCTAATTGAGTCCCTGACTCACTACAGCGATCAAGAATTGCTCACCTTATTTCAGCGCCATCCAGAGTCAGGGCGCTACTTCACAGCCATCTTTTGTCGCTATAATCCCATCGTTTATACTCTTATTTCCCATTCAGCGCGATCGCCGGTACAAGCTGATTACCTATTTGCTTGCACCTGGCGACATATCTATTATGAACTAGGAGGACTCCATTTACACTCTAGTAATACCCAACCTGGCGATCAGCCTCTAACCTTACAAAATGCACTGATTAACTTCACTGCGTTCTGTATCAACAATATGGAGTTGCCCCCGGTTGAATCTATTTATTACAACCTTCAGGAGTGTTCTCCCCCTCTGTGGTGCTATGTTGAACAAGCAATGGATCAATTAGAACCCGTTCTGCGGTTAATGATTCTACTCTCTCAGACCTTCCACTGGAGTGAAACCCGGATAGCTGCTTATTTACAAGCTGAAGGAGAATCCATTTCTCCCTTCAGCGTGAAAACCCAATTACAACAAGGACTCGCTGCCCTAGAAGCAGCTTTACCCACCGATATCCGCACCATCTACTTAAACGATCAAAATTCAGGAGCTTCTGATGAATCCTTTTCCCCTAACTTTTCACCAACCCCTGAACCCTTGCAAACCTTCTAA
- a CDS encoding tetratricopeptide repeat protein, with translation MSTFKTSNEDPLNQIVLAIQGQQFQEAANLCRQVLQQNPQNGKVWHLFGVTYYSAGEIKQAIAAYENALKIDPHQPQTHNNLAIALAQSDRPTEALKHYQQAIALAPDYTESYYNLAKTYKTLGNLDLALQNYQQALHLNPDYSQARQNLGNLYLEQGEYDRAIVELKQVIAQVRDRAIIHHSLAFCYHQKNERKEAISHYQKALELNPQYISIYANLASLLHQENQVEQAIPYYKTALSHAPNSPKLHHDLAVALGAQKQLEAATDHYYRSLELEPNSPEAHNNLGVALSQQEKFEEAIAEYHRALELNPHYPDAYNNLAVALDKIGEYDGAIAAYQTCISLKPDYAEAHTNLGIALLLAGELSNGWAEYEWRYQWQTASNHRPVYQPRWNGDPFIGRTLLLYCEQGFGDCIQFLRYLPLVQERGGKIILECPRLLIDLFQIFIEEHASDPEKKVRLVARDRPLPNYHIWAPLMSLPYILGTTLDTIPASIPYLRAPVRADSENSSSSYPEMDRLVPTVDRAIRKSAHFKVGLAWGGNPNHGNDCQRSCQFTDLLPLLDIEGIDFYSLQKGDRAQELAGVENITNLDPIIQDFADTATLINQLDLIITVDTSLVHLAGAMGKPTWLLLSFVPDWRWMLDREDSPWYPTVRLFRQPARGDWHSVITAVKTQLIPSISPSPNPSISPSPPSPHLPIPRTGIGITWQLGNHTGWGIYGLNLALQLVKNPETFPHLLVPPGNIQNLHPLHQVLLHPVFEEQKILQRFLNQSLGKALKSDFPIFHGLGHGFGKSPLMEHVYGHSSVGIVFIEDTHLEQKAIANAKTYDRLIAGSSWNTEVLTSAGIPQVETILQGIDPTLFHPAPKLGIWGQDRFVIFAGGKLEYRKGQDLIIAAFKAFHHRHPDVLLVTAWHNAWPSWMVGLDTTGNVEGLPQISQDGVLQIMPWLQKNGIPAEAAIALGPTPNHLIPQILREADVAIFTSRAEGGTNLAAMECLACGIPTLLSANTGHLDLLNRGAGYPLKTQYPVASHPYFQGTEGWGNSDIEEILETLEWIYHNRKQAKKQGKQFAKIMQTLTWERQIQQLL, from the coding sequence ATGTCTACATTCAAAACTTCTAATGAAGATCCACTTAATCAGATTGTTCTAGCGATTCAAGGACAGCAGTTTCAGGAAGCGGCGAACCTTTGCCGGCAGGTATTACAACAGAATCCTCAAAATGGAAAAGTGTGGCATCTGTTTGGGGTAACCTACTATAGCGCAGGAGAGATAAAACAGGCGATCGCCGCTTATGAAAATGCCCTGAAAATTGACCCTCATCAACCCCAAACCCATAATAATCTGGCCATTGCCTTAGCTCAAAGCGATCGCCCTACGGAAGCACTCAAGCATTATCAACAGGCGATCGCCCTTGCACCCGACTATACCGAAAGTTACTATAATCTCGCCAAAACTTACAAGACCCTGGGGAATCTAGATTTAGCTCTTCAGAATTATCAACAGGCGCTGCATCTTAATCCTGACTATAGCCAAGCGCGGCAAAATTTGGGCAATCTCTATTTAGAACAGGGAGAATATGACCGAGCTATTGTGGAGTTAAAACAGGTCATTGCCCAAGTTCGAGATCGGGCCATTATTCACCATAGTCTTGCCTTCTGTTACCATCAAAAAAATGAACGAAAAGAGGCTATTTCCCATTACCAAAAGGCGCTAGAACTAAATCCCCAATATATCTCCATCTATGCCAATCTCGCCTCTCTACTCCATCAGGAAAACCAGGTCGAGCAAGCCATTCCCTACTATAAAACCGCCTTAAGCCATGCTCCAAATTCGCCCAAACTGCACCACGATCTGGCCGTTGCTCTGGGCGCTCAGAAACAACTCGAAGCGGCAACCGATCACTATTATCGATCGCTAGAACTCGAACCTAACTCACCAGAGGCGCATAATAATTTAGGGGTAGCCCTGAGTCAACAGGAAAAATTTGAAGAAGCGATCGCCGAATATCATCGAGCGCTAGAACTTAATCCCCATTATCCAGATGCCTATAATAATCTCGCCGTTGCTCTGGATAAAATAGGTGAATATGATGGGGCGATCGCTGCTTATCAAACCTGTATTTCCCTGAAACCTGACTATGCTGAAGCCCACACTAACCTCGGAATAGCACTCCTACTCGCTGGAGAGTTGAGCAACGGTTGGGCAGAATATGAATGGCGTTATCAATGGCAAACCGCCAGTAATCATAGACCTGTTTATCAACCCCGATGGAATGGAGATCCATTTATAGGACGAACTTTACTGTTGTATTGTGAACAAGGTTTTGGAGACTGCATCCAGTTTTTACGCTATTTACCTCTCGTGCAAGAGCGTGGAGGAAAAATAATCCTGGAATGTCCTCGACTGCTGATAGATTTGTTTCAAATCTTTATAGAAGAACATGCCTCAGATCCTGAGAAAAAGGTAAGGTTAGTAGCACGGGATCGACCTTTACCCAATTATCATATCTGGGCCCCGTTAATGAGTTTGCCCTATATTTTAGGAACCACTTTAGATACGATTCCGGCATCTATTCCCTATCTTCGCGCTCCAGTTAGGGCAGATTCAGAAAATTCATCATCTTCTTACCCAGAGATGGATCGACTCGTTCCTACGGTAGATCGGGCTATCCGAAAATCGGCTCATTTTAAGGTGGGGTTAGCCTGGGGCGGAAATCCCAATCATGGTAACGATTGCCAACGCTCCTGTCAATTCACCGATCTTCTGCCCCTGTTAGACATAGAAGGCATTGACTTTTACAGCTTGCAAAAAGGCGATCGCGCCCAAGAACTTGCAGGAGTAGAAAACATAACCAATCTTGACCCCATTATCCAAGACTTTGCCGATACCGCCACCCTAATTAACCAACTCGACTTAATCATCACTGTGGATACCTCCCTGGTGCATCTCGCGGGAGCCATGGGCAAACCCACATGGCTATTACTCTCCTTTGTCCCCGACTGGCGCTGGATGCTCGATCGCGAGGATAGCCCCTGGTATCCCACCGTCCGTCTCTTCCGGCAACCTGCACGCGGAGACTGGCATTCTGTAATTACTGCGGTTAAAACCCAATTAATCCCATCCATCTCCCCATCTCCTAATCCTTCCATCTCCCCATCTCCCCCATCCCCCCATCTCCCCATCCCCCGAACCGGAATAGGTATCACTTGGCAACTGGGCAACCACACTGGATGGGGAATATACGGACTCAACCTAGCCCTACAACTGGTGAAAAACCCAGAAACATTCCCTCATTTACTGGTTCCCCCTGGAAATATCCAGAACTTGCACCCCTTGCATCAAGTCCTTTTGCATCCGGTATTTGAGGAGCAAAAAATCCTTCAGCGTTTCTTAAACCAGTCCTTGGGTAAGGCACTAAAATCTGATTTTCCTATCTTTCATGGTTTAGGTCATGGGTTTGGAAAGTCACCCTTAATGGAACATGTGTACGGTCATTCTTCAGTAGGGATTGTATTTATTGAAGATACTCATCTGGAGCAAAAGGCGATCGCCAACGCCAAAACCTACGATCGCCTAATTGCCGGTTCCAGTTGGAACACCGAAGTTCTGACCAGTGCTGGAATTCCCCAAGTAGAAACTATTTTACAAGGCATCGATCCCACCCTATTTCACCCTGCCCCTAAGCTAGGAATTTGGGGTCAAGACCGCTTCGTAATTTTTGCTGGGGGTAAACTCGAATACCGCAAAGGACAAGACCTGATCATTGCCGCCTTCAAAGCCTTTCACCACCGCCATCCAGACGTTTTGCTGGTCACCGCTTGGCATAATGCTTGGCCCAGTTGGATGGTCGGATTGGACACGACTGGGAATGTGGAAGGATTACCTCAAATTAGTCAAGATGGCGTGTTACAGATTATGCCCTGGTTGCAGAAAAATGGCATCCCGGCTGAGGCGGCGATCGCCCTCGGTCCCACTCCCAACCACCTCATTCCCCAAATTCTCCGAGAAGCCGACGTAGCTATCTTTACGAGTCGTGCAGAAGGAGGAACCAACTTAGCAGCCATGGAATGTTTAGCCTGCGGTATTCCCACCCTTCTTTCTGCCAATACCGGCCATTTAGACTTACTCAACCGAGGTGCAGGTTATCCCTTAAAAACCCAATATCCCGTCGCTTCTCATCCCTATTTCCAAGGGACAGAAGGCTGGGGAAACTCGGATATTGAAGAAATTTTAGAAACCTTAGAATGGATTTACCACAACCGCAAGCAAGCCAAAAAACAGGGAAAACAATTTGCCAAGATTATGCAAACCTTGACCTGGGAACGACAAATCCAGCAACTGTTATAG